One Urocitellus parryii isolate mUroPar1 chromosome 8, mUroPar1.hap1, whole genome shotgun sequence DNA window includes the following coding sequences:
- the Ginm1 gene encoding glycoprotein integral membrane protein 1: MDGALPAPLALRLLLLLALPAFGWLTTNAREPPPELSGAPRDGIKINVTTLKDDGEVSKEQVVLNITYESGQIYVNDVPVNSGVTRISCQTLIVKNENLENLEEKEYFGIVSVRILVHEWPMTSGSSLQLIVIQEEVVEIDGKQAQQKEVTEIDILVKNQGVLRHSNYTLPLEESMLYSISRDSDNLFTLPNLSKKVESVSSLQTTSQYLLRNVETTIDEDALPGKLPETPLRAEPPSSYKVMCQWMEKFRKDLCKFWSSVFPVFFMFLNVMVVGILGAAGVITILKVLFPVSKYKAILQMDKVNVLPVATINLYPDGSKKTTEHLEDKTCI; encoded by the exons ATGGATGGTGCTCTCCCGGCACCGCTCGCCCTCCGACTGCTGCTCCTCCTGGCGTTGCCTGCCTTCGGGTGGCTGACGACGAATGCCCGGGAGCCTCCGCCGGAGCTGTCGGGAGCCCCACGG GATGGCATAAAAATTAATGTAACTACCCTGAAAGATGATGGGGAGGTATCTAAAGAacag GTTGTTCTTAATATAACCTATGAGAGTGGACAGATATATGTAAATGACGTACCTGTAAATAGTGGTGTAACCCGAATAAGCTGTCAGACTTTGATAG TGAAGAATGAAAATCTGGAAAATTTGGAGGAAAAGGAATATTTTGGAATTGTCAGTGTAAGGATTTTAGTTCATGAGTGGCCTATGACATCGGGTTCCAGTTTGCAACTAATTGTCATTCAAGAAGAGGTAGTAGAGATTGATGGAAAACAA gcTCAACAGAAGGAAGTTACCGAAATTGATATTTTAGTTAAGAACCAGGGAGTACTCAGACATTCAAACTACACCCTTCCTTTGGAAGAAAGCATGTTATACTCTATTTCCCGAGACAGTGACAATTTATTTACCCTTCCCAACCTCTCCAAAAAAG TGGAAAGTGTTAGTTCATTGCAGACCACCAGCCAGTATCTTCTCAGGAATGTGGAAACCACTATAGATGAAGATGCTTTACCTGGAAAATTACCTGAAACTCCTCTCAGAGCAGAGCCTCCATCCTCATATAAG GTAATGTGTCAGTGGATGGAAAAGTTCAGAAAAGATCTGTGTAAGTTCTGGAGCAGTGTTTTCCCAGTGTTCTTTATGTTTTTGAACGTCATGGTTGTTGGAATTCTAGGAGCAGCTGGGGTCATAACCATCTTAAAGGTGCTTTTCCCAGTTTCTAAATACAA AGCGATTCTTCAGATGGATAAAGTGAATGTTTTACCTGTGGCAACCATCAATTTATATCCAGATGGCTCTAAGAAAACAACAGAACACCTTGAAgataaaacatgtatttaa